A genomic region of Nymphaea colorata isolate Beijing-Zhang1983 chromosome 2, ASM883128v2, whole genome shotgun sequence contains the following coding sequences:
- the LOC116248297 gene encoding probable nucleoredoxin 2 isoform X8, producing the protein MELRFLAILQIKVDGVFKQYHKIHDQGPRVKWDAKAKKKKVKVEELKGHILGLYFSANWNSASQKFTPVLASLYGKLKEQGALFEIVFISFDENAASFDEYRASMPWLAVPFSDLESRKMLSGMFQIEGIPSLIFLDAEMKTTQAEGVDLVYKYGVDAFPFTTKRVEYLRKEDEEKRSKQTIVSLLSNPSTGRDFLRSHSSVKQVPVTSLVGKTVALYFSAQWCSPGFKFTPRLISVYNKIKRAMGTKDQFEVVFVSSDRDEATFELYYEVMPWLAVPFNDEKTRSLVRYFDVRRIPCLIIIGPDGKSVTGEGRSLINLYMENAYPFTQDHVRSLEKRMDEEAKSFPKFRLHSGHHHPLRLVSASSGGGPFICCECDEQGSVWAYQCITCGYEVHPRCVTEKNWAKLGGDD; encoded by the exons ATGGAACTcag GTTTCTTGCGATTCTTCAAATTAAAGTCGATGGAGTTTTCAAGCAGTACCATAAAATCCATG ATCAGGGTCCCAGAGTCAAATGGGACgcaaaagcaaagaagaaaaag GTAAAAGTAGAAGAATTGAAAGGACACATACTGGGCCTTTACTTCTCTGCAAACTGGAATTCTGCATCCCAAAAGTTCACTCCAGTCTTAGCTTCTCTCTATGGCAAGCTTAAGGAACAAGGTGCCTTGTTCGAGATCGTCTTCATCTCCTTTGACGAGAACGCGGCTTCATTCGACGAGTACCGAGCTTCAATGCCTTGGCTTGCTGTACCATTCTCGGATTTGGAGTCGAGAAAGATGCTGAGCGGGATGTTTCAGATCGAAGGGATTCCCTCTTTGATTTTCCTCGACGCTGAGATGAAGACAACGCAGGCGGAAGGCGTGGATCTCGTGTACAAGTACGGCGTTGACGCCTTTCCATTCACTACGAAGCGAGTGGAATATCTAAGGAAAGAAGATGAGGAAAAGAGATCAAAGCAGACCATCGTCTCCCTCCTGTCAAATCCTTCAACAGGAAGAGACTTCTTGCGCTCCCACTCATCTGTGAAGCAGGTGCCGGTAACTTCTCTGGTGGGGAAGACTGTGGCACTCTACTTCTCGGCTCAATGGTGCTCGCCAGGCTTTAAATTCACGCCAAGATTGATTTCTGTCTACAATAAGATCAAACGAGCGATGGGTACCAAAGATCAGTTCGAAGTAGTCTTCGTTTCTAGTGACAGAGACGAAGCAACATTCGAGTTATATTATGAGGTCATGCCATGGCTGGCTGTGCCCTTCAATGATGAGAAAACGAGATCTCTGGTCAGATACTTTGACGTAAGAAGAATTCCTTGTCTGATTATTATTGGACCAGATGGCAAGAGCGTGACCGGAGAGGGTAGAAGCCTCATCAACCTGTACATGGAGAATGCTTATCCGTTTACTCAAGACCATGTCAGGTCACTAGAGAAACGAATGGATGAGGAAGCTAAGAGCTTCCCCAAGTTCCGGCTGCATTCCGGTCATCATCATCCGCTCCGGCTGGTTTCTGCTTCGTCTGGAGGTGGCCCGTTCATATGCTGTGAGTGTGATGAGCAGGGCTCGGTATGGGCGTACCAATGCATAACATGTGGATATGAAGTGCACCCAAGATGTGTTACAGAGAAAAATTGGGCAAAACTTGGGGGAGATGACTGA
- the LOC116248297 gene encoding probable nucleoredoxin 2 isoform X1 has protein sequence MEMGVKLSASWFVGQRFFYVIKGDLEAIDFTWPGVKSGKRKEKREMVEEKGQQGACGAGGIGGGRCNSCTVTSLLATSYSDFLISPHGTQKAMLLNTCRFLAILQIKVDGVFKQYHKIHDQGPRVKWDAKAKKKKVKVKVEELKGHILGLYFSANWNSASQKFTPVLASLYGKLKEQGALFEIVFISFDENAASFDEYRASMPWLAVPFSDLESRKMLSGMFQIEGIPSLIFLDAEMKTTQAEGVDLVYKYGVDAFPFTTKRVEYLRKEDEEKRSKQTIVSLLSNPSTGRDFLRSHSSVKQVPVTSLVGKTVALYFSAQWCSPGFKFTPRLISVYNKIKRAMGTKDQFEVVFVSSDRDEATFELYYEVMPWLAVPFNDEKTRSLVRYFDVRRIPCLIIIGPDGKSVTGEGRSLINLYMENAYPFTQDHVRSLEKRMDEEAKSFPKFRLHSGHHHPLRLVSASSGGGPFICCECDEQGSVWAYQCITCGYEVHPRCVTEKNWAKLGGDD, from the exons atggaGATGGGTGTGAAGCTTTCAGCTTCGTGGTTTGTTGGGCAGCGCTTCTTCTACGTGATTAAGGGCGATCTGGAAGCGATAG ATTTCACCTGGCCGGGCGTGAAgagtggaaaaagaaaagagaagagagagatggtggAGGAGAAAGGACAGCAAGGTGCATGTGGAGCAGGAGGAATTGGAGGAGGACGCTGTAACTCCTGTACCGTTACCTCTCTCTTGGCAACCTCATACAGTGACTTCCTCATATCTCCCCATGGAACTcag AAAGCCATGCTCTTAAACACATGCAGGTTTCTTGCGATTCTTCAAATTAAAGTCGATGGAGTTTTCAAGCAGTACCATAAAATCCATG ATCAGGGTCCCAGAGTCAAATGGGACgcaaaagcaaagaagaaaaaggtgaaa GTAAAAGTAGAAGAATTGAAAGGACACATACTGGGCCTTTACTTCTCTGCAAACTGGAATTCTGCATCCCAAAAGTTCACTCCAGTCTTAGCTTCTCTCTATGGCAAGCTTAAGGAACAAGGTGCCTTGTTCGAGATCGTCTTCATCTCCTTTGACGAGAACGCGGCTTCATTCGACGAGTACCGAGCTTCAATGCCTTGGCTTGCTGTACCATTCTCGGATTTGGAGTCGAGAAAGATGCTGAGCGGGATGTTTCAGATCGAAGGGATTCCCTCTTTGATTTTCCTCGACGCTGAGATGAAGACAACGCAGGCGGAAGGCGTGGATCTCGTGTACAAGTACGGCGTTGACGCCTTTCCATTCACTACGAAGCGAGTGGAATATCTAAGGAAAGAAGATGAGGAAAAGAGATCAAAGCAGACCATCGTCTCCCTCCTGTCAAATCCTTCAACAGGAAGAGACTTCTTGCGCTCCCACTCATCTGTGAAGCAGGTGCCGGTAACTTCTCTGGTGGGGAAGACTGTGGCACTCTACTTCTCGGCTCAATGGTGCTCGCCAGGCTTTAAATTCACGCCAAGATTGATTTCTGTCTACAATAAGATCAAACGAGCGATGGGTACCAAAGATCAGTTCGAAGTAGTCTTCGTTTCTAGTGACAGAGACGAAGCAACATTCGAGTTATATTATGAGGTCATGCCATGGCTGGCTGTGCCCTTCAATGATGAGAAAACGAGATCTCTGGTCAGATACTTTGACGTAAGAAGAATTCCTTGTCTGATTATTATTGGACCAGATGGCAAGAGCGTGACCGGAGAGGGTAGAAGCCTCATCAACCTGTACATGGAGAATGCTTATCCGTTTACTCAAGACCATGTCAGGTCACTAGAGAAACGAATGGATGAGGAAGCTAAGAGCTTCCCCAAGTTCCGGCTGCATTCCGGTCATCATCATCCGCTCCGGCTGGTTTCTGCTTCGTCTGGAGGTGGCCCGTTCATATGCTGTGAGTGTGATGAGCAGGGCTCGGTATGGGCGTACCAATGCATAACATGTGGATATGAAGTGCACCCAAGATGTGTTACAGAGAAAAATTGGGCAAAACTTGGGGGAGATGACTGA
- the LOC116248297 gene encoding probable nucleoredoxin 2 isoform X5 has protein sequence MELRTSNFFFSTTYSPLSKNCVCNGKYKRICNRFSHPITISLFLAILQIKVDGVFKQYHKIHDQGPRVKWDAKAKKKKVKVEELKGHILGLYFSANWNSASQKFTPVLASLYGKLKEQGALFEIVFISFDENAASFDEYRASMPWLAVPFSDLESRKMLSGMFQIEGIPSLIFLDAEMKTTQAEGVDLVYKYGVDAFPFTTKRVEYLRKEDEEKRSKQTIVSLLSNPSTGRDFLRSHSSVKQVPVTSLVGKTVALYFSAQWCSPGFKFTPRLISVYNKIKRAMGTKDQFEVVFVSSDRDEATFELYYEVMPWLAVPFNDEKTRSLVRYFDVRRIPCLIIIGPDGKSVTGEGRSLINLYMENAYPFTQDHVRSLEKRMDEEAKSFPKFRLHSGHHHPLRLVSASSGGGPFICCECDEQGSVWAYQCITCGYEVHPRCVTEKNWAKLGGDD, from the exons ATGGAACTcag GACatcaaactttttcttttctacaacGTACAGCCCACTAAGCAAAAACTGTGTCTGTAATGGAAAATATAAGCGCATTTGCAACCGATTCTCACACCCCATAACCATAAGCCT GTTTCTTGCGATTCTTCAAATTAAAGTCGATGGAGTTTTCAAGCAGTACCATAAAATCCATG ATCAGGGTCCCAGAGTCAAATGGGACgcaaaagcaaagaagaaaaag GTAAAAGTAGAAGAATTGAAAGGACACATACTGGGCCTTTACTTCTCTGCAAACTGGAATTCTGCATCCCAAAAGTTCACTCCAGTCTTAGCTTCTCTCTATGGCAAGCTTAAGGAACAAGGTGCCTTGTTCGAGATCGTCTTCATCTCCTTTGACGAGAACGCGGCTTCATTCGACGAGTACCGAGCTTCAATGCCTTGGCTTGCTGTACCATTCTCGGATTTGGAGTCGAGAAAGATGCTGAGCGGGATGTTTCAGATCGAAGGGATTCCCTCTTTGATTTTCCTCGACGCTGAGATGAAGACAACGCAGGCGGAAGGCGTGGATCTCGTGTACAAGTACGGCGTTGACGCCTTTCCATTCACTACGAAGCGAGTGGAATATCTAAGGAAAGAAGATGAGGAAAAGAGATCAAAGCAGACCATCGTCTCCCTCCTGTCAAATCCTTCAACAGGAAGAGACTTCTTGCGCTCCCACTCATCTGTGAAGCAGGTGCCGGTAACTTCTCTGGTGGGGAAGACTGTGGCACTCTACTTCTCGGCTCAATGGTGCTCGCCAGGCTTTAAATTCACGCCAAGATTGATTTCTGTCTACAATAAGATCAAACGAGCGATGGGTACCAAAGATCAGTTCGAAGTAGTCTTCGTTTCTAGTGACAGAGACGAAGCAACATTCGAGTTATATTATGAGGTCATGCCATGGCTGGCTGTGCCCTTCAATGATGAGAAAACGAGATCTCTGGTCAGATACTTTGACGTAAGAAGAATTCCTTGTCTGATTATTATTGGACCAGATGGCAAGAGCGTGACCGGAGAGGGTAGAAGCCTCATCAACCTGTACATGGAGAATGCTTATCCGTTTACTCAAGACCATGTCAGGTCACTAGAGAAACGAATGGATGAGGAAGCTAAGAGCTTCCCCAAGTTCCGGCTGCATTCCGGTCATCATCATCCGCTCCGGCTGGTTTCTGCTTCGTCTGGAGGTGGCCCGTTCATATGCTGTGAGTGTGATGAGCAGGGCTCGGTATGGGCGTACCAATGCATAACATGTGGATATGAAGTGCACCCAAGATGTGTTACAGAGAAAAATTGGGCAAAACTTGGGGGAGATGACTGA
- the LOC116248297 gene encoding probable nucleoredoxin 2 isoform X2, whose translation MEMGVKLSASWFVGQRFFYVIKGDLEAIDFTWPGVKSGKRKEKREMVEEKGQQGACGAGGIGGGRCNSCTVTSLLATSYSDFLISPHGTQKAMLLNTCRFLAILQIKVDGVFKQYHKIHDQGPRVKWDAKAKKKKVKVEELKGHILGLYFSANWNSASQKFTPVLASLYGKLKEQGALFEIVFISFDENAASFDEYRASMPWLAVPFSDLESRKMLSGMFQIEGIPSLIFLDAEMKTTQAEGVDLVYKYGVDAFPFTTKRVEYLRKEDEEKRSKQTIVSLLSNPSTGRDFLRSHSSVKQVPVTSLVGKTVALYFSAQWCSPGFKFTPRLISVYNKIKRAMGTKDQFEVVFVSSDRDEATFELYYEVMPWLAVPFNDEKTRSLVRYFDVRRIPCLIIIGPDGKSVTGEGRSLINLYMENAYPFTQDHVRSLEKRMDEEAKSFPKFRLHSGHHHPLRLVSASSGGGPFICCECDEQGSVWAYQCITCGYEVHPRCVTEKNWAKLGGDD comes from the exons atggaGATGGGTGTGAAGCTTTCAGCTTCGTGGTTTGTTGGGCAGCGCTTCTTCTACGTGATTAAGGGCGATCTGGAAGCGATAG ATTTCACCTGGCCGGGCGTGAAgagtggaaaaagaaaagagaagagagagatggtggAGGAGAAAGGACAGCAAGGTGCATGTGGAGCAGGAGGAATTGGAGGAGGACGCTGTAACTCCTGTACCGTTACCTCTCTCTTGGCAACCTCATACAGTGACTTCCTCATATCTCCCCATGGAACTcag AAAGCCATGCTCTTAAACACATGCAGGTTTCTTGCGATTCTTCAAATTAAAGTCGATGGAGTTTTCAAGCAGTACCATAAAATCCATG ATCAGGGTCCCAGAGTCAAATGGGACgcaaaagcaaagaagaaaaag GTAAAAGTAGAAGAATTGAAAGGACACATACTGGGCCTTTACTTCTCTGCAAACTGGAATTCTGCATCCCAAAAGTTCACTCCAGTCTTAGCTTCTCTCTATGGCAAGCTTAAGGAACAAGGTGCCTTGTTCGAGATCGTCTTCATCTCCTTTGACGAGAACGCGGCTTCATTCGACGAGTACCGAGCTTCAATGCCTTGGCTTGCTGTACCATTCTCGGATTTGGAGTCGAGAAAGATGCTGAGCGGGATGTTTCAGATCGAAGGGATTCCCTCTTTGATTTTCCTCGACGCTGAGATGAAGACAACGCAGGCGGAAGGCGTGGATCTCGTGTACAAGTACGGCGTTGACGCCTTTCCATTCACTACGAAGCGAGTGGAATATCTAAGGAAAGAAGATGAGGAAAAGAGATCAAAGCAGACCATCGTCTCCCTCCTGTCAAATCCTTCAACAGGAAGAGACTTCTTGCGCTCCCACTCATCTGTGAAGCAGGTGCCGGTAACTTCTCTGGTGGGGAAGACTGTGGCACTCTACTTCTCGGCTCAATGGTGCTCGCCAGGCTTTAAATTCACGCCAAGATTGATTTCTGTCTACAATAAGATCAAACGAGCGATGGGTACCAAAGATCAGTTCGAAGTAGTCTTCGTTTCTAGTGACAGAGACGAAGCAACATTCGAGTTATATTATGAGGTCATGCCATGGCTGGCTGTGCCCTTCAATGATGAGAAAACGAGATCTCTGGTCAGATACTTTGACGTAAGAAGAATTCCTTGTCTGATTATTATTGGACCAGATGGCAAGAGCGTGACCGGAGAGGGTAGAAGCCTCATCAACCTGTACATGGAGAATGCTTATCCGTTTACTCAAGACCATGTCAGGTCACTAGAGAAACGAATGGATGAGGAAGCTAAGAGCTTCCCCAAGTTCCGGCTGCATTCCGGTCATCATCATCCGCTCCGGCTGGTTTCTGCTTCGTCTGGAGGTGGCCCGTTCATATGCTGTGAGTGTGATGAGCAGGGCTCGGTATGGGCGTACCAATGCATAACATGTGGATATGAAGTGCACCCAAGATGTGTTACAGAGAAAAATTGGGCAAAACTTGGGGGAGATGACTGA
- the LOC116248297 gene encoding probable nucleoredoxin 2 isoform X6: MELSPLSKNCVCNGKYKRICNRFSHPITISLFLAILQIKVDGVFKQYHKIHDQGPRVKWDAKAKKKKVKVKVEELKGHILGLYFSANWNSASQKFTPVLASLYGKLKEQGALFEIVFISFDENAASFDEYRASMPWLAVPFSDLESRKMLSGMFQIEGIPSLIFLDAEMKTTQAEGVDLVYKYGVDAFPFTTKRVEYLRKEDEEKRSKQTIVSLLSNPSTGRDFLRSHSSVKQVPVTSLVGKTVALYFSAQWCSPGFKFTPRLISVYNKIKRAMGTKDQFEVVFVSSDRDEATFELYYEVMPWLAVPFNDEKTRSLVRYFDVRRIPCLIIIGPDGKSVTGEGRSLINLYMENAYPFTQDHVRSLEKRMDEEAKSFPKFRLHSGHHHPLRLVSASSGGGPFICCECDEQGSVWAYQCITCGYEVHPRCVTEKNWAKLGGDD, from the exons ATGGAACTcag CCCACTAAGCAAAAACTGTGTCTGTAATGGAAAATATAAGCGCATTTGCAACCGATTCTCACACCCCATAACCATAAGCCT GTTTCTTGCGATTCTTCAAATTAAAGTCGATGGAGTTTTCAAGCAGTACCATAAAATCCATG ATCAGGGTCCCAGAGTCAAATGGGACgcaaaagcaaagaagaaaaaggtgaaa GTAAAAGTAGAAGAATTGAAAGGACACATACTGGGCCTTTACTTCTCTGCAAACTGGAATTCTGCATCCCAAAAGTTCACTCCAGTCTTAGCTTCTCTCTATGGCAAGCTTAAGGAACAAGGTGCCTTGTTCGAGATCGTCTTCATCTCCTTTGACGAGAACGCGGCTTCATTCGACGAGTACCGAGCTTCAATGCCTTGGCTTGCTGTACCATTCTCGGATTTGGAGTCGAGAAAGATGCTGAGCGGGATGTTTCAGATCGAAGGGATTCCCTCTTTGATTTTCCTCGACGCTGAGATGAAGACAACGCAGGCGGAAGGCGTGGATCTCGTGTACAAGTACGGCGTTGACGCCTTTCCATTCACTACGAAGCGAGTGGAATATCTAAGGAAAGAAGATGAGGAAAAGAGATCAAAGCAGACCATCGTCTCCCTCCTGTCAAATCCTTCAACAGGAAGAGACTTCTTGCGCTCCCACTCATCTGTGAAGCAGGTGCCGGTAACTTCTCTGGTGGGGAAGACTGTGGCACTCTACTTCTCGGCTCAATGGTGCTCGCCAGGCTTTAAATTCACGCCAAGATTGATTTCTGTCTACAATAAGATCAAACGAGCGATGGGTACCAAAGATCAGTTCGAAGTAGTCTTCGTTTCTAGTGACAGAGACGAAGCAACATTCGAGTTATATTATGAGGTCATGCCATGGCTGGCTGTGCCCTTCAATGATGAGAAAACGAGATCTCTGGTCAGATACTTTGACGTAAGAAGAATTCCTTGTCTGATTATTATTGGACCAGATGGCAAGAGCGTGACCGGAGAGGGTAGAAGCCTCATCAACCTGTACATGGAGAATGCTTATCCGTTTACTCAAGACCATGTCAGGTCACTAGAGAAACGAATGGATGAGGAAGCTAAGAGCTTCCCCAAGTTCCGGCTGCATTCCGGTCATCATCATCCGCTCCGGCTGGTTTCTGCTTCGTCTGGAGGTGGCCCGTTCATATGCTGTGAGTGTGATGAGCAGGGCTCGGTATGGGCGTACCAATGCATAACATGTGGATATGAAGTGCACCCAAGATGTGTTACAGAGAAAAATTGGGCAAAACTTGGGGGAGATGACTGA
- the LOC116248297 gene encoding probable nucleoredoxin 2 isoform X3, whose translation MEMGVKLSASWFVGQRFFYVIKGDLEAIDFTWPGVKSGKRKEKREMVEEKGQQGACGAGGIGGGRCNSCTVTSLLATSYSDFLISPHGTQVKVEELKGHILGLYFSANWNSASQKFTPVLASLYGKLKEQGALFEIVFISFDENAASFDEYRASMPWLAVPFSDLESRKMLSGMFQIEGIPSLIFLDAEMKTTQAEGVDLVYKYGVDAFPFTTKRVEYLRKEDEEKRSKQTIVSLLSNPSTGRDFLRSHSSVKQVPVTSLVGKTVALYFSAQWCSPGFKFTPRLISVYNKIKRAMGTKDQFEVVFVSSDRDEATFELYYEVMPWLAVPFNDEKTRSLVRYFDVRRIPCLIIIGPDGKSVTGEGRSLINLYMENAYPFTQDHVRSLEKRMDEEAKSFPKFRLHSGHHHPLRLVSASSGGGPFICCECDEQGSVWAYQCITCGYEVHPRCVTEKNWAKLGGDD comes from the exons atggaGATGGGTGTGAAGCTTTCAGCTTCGTGGTTTGTTGGGCAGCGCTTCTTCTACGTGATTAAGGGCGATCTGGAAGCGATAG ATTTCACCTGGCCGGGCGTGAAgagtggaaaaagaaaagagaagagagagatggtggAGGAGAAAGGACAGCAAGGTGCATGTGGAGCAGGAGGAATTGGAGGAGGACGCTGTAACTCCTGTACCGTTACCTCTCTCTTGGCAACCTCATACAGTGACTTCCTCATATCTCCCCATGGAACTcag GTAAAAGTAGAAGAATTGAAAGGACACATACTGGGCCTTTACTTCTCTGCAAACTGGAATTCTGCATCCCAAAAGTTCACTCCAGTCTTAGCTTCTCTCTATGGCAAGCTTAAGGAACAAGGTGCCTTGTTCGAGATCGTCTTCATCTCCTTTGACGAGAACGCGGCTTCATTCGACGAGTACCGAGCTTCAATGCCTTGGCTTGCTGTACCATTCTCGGATTTGGAGTCGAGAAAGATGCTGAGCGGGATGTTTCAGATCGAAGGGATTCCCTCTTTGATTTTCCTCGACGCTGAGATGAAGACAACGCAGGCGGAAGGCGTGGATCTCGTGTACAAGTACGGCGTTGACGCCTTTCCATTCACTACGAAGCGAGTGGAATATCTAAGGAAAGAAGATGAGGAAAAGAGATCAAAGCAGACCATCGTCTCCCTCCTGTCAAATCCTTCAACAGGAAGAGACTTCTTGCGCTCCCACTCATCTGTGAAGCAGGTGCCGGTAACTTCTCTGGTGGGGAAGACTGTGGCACTCTACTTCTCGGCTCAATGGTGCTCGCCAGGCTTTAAATTCACGCCAAGATTGATTTCTGTCTACAATAAGATCAAACGAGCGATGGGTACCAAAGATCAGTTCGAAGTAGTCTTCGTTTCTAGTGACAGAGACGAAGCAACATTCGAGTTATATTATGAGGTCATGCCATGGCTGGCTGTGCCCTTCAATGATGAGAAAACGAGATCTCTGGTCAGATACTTTGACGTAAGAAGAATTCCTTGTCTGATTATTATTGGACCAGATGGCAAGAGCGTGACCGGAGAGGGTAGAAGCCTCATCAACCTGTACATGGAGAATGCTTATCCGTTTACTCAAGACCATGTCAGGTCACTAGAGAAACGAATGGATGAGGAAGCTAAGAGCTTCCCCAAGTTCCGGCTGCATTCCGGTCATCATCATCCGCTCCGGCTGGTTTCTGCTTCGTCTGGAGGTGGCCCGTTCATATGCTGTGAGTGTGATGAGCAGGGCTCGGTATGGGCGTACCAATGCATAACATGTGGATATGAAGTGCACCCAAGATGTGTTACAGAGAAAAATTGGGCAAAACTTGGGGGAGATGACTGA
- the LOC116248297 gene encoding probable nucleoredoxin 2 isoform X7, whose product MELRFLAILQIKVDGVFKQYHKIHDQGPRVKWDAKAKKKKVKVKVEELKGHILGLYFSANWNSASQKFTPVLASLYGKLKEQGALFEIVFISFDENAASFDEYRASMPWLAVPFSDLESRKMLSGMFQIEGIPSLIFLDAEMKTTQAEGVDLVYKYGVDAFPFTTKRVEYLRKEDEEKRSKQTIVSLLSNPSTGRDFLRSHSSVKQVPVTSLVGKTVALYFSAQWCSPGFKFTPRLISVYNKIKRAMGTKDQFEVVFVSSDRDEATFELYYEVMPWLAVPFNDEKTRSLVRYFDVRRIPCLIIIGPDGKSVTGEGRSLINLYMENAYPFTQDHVRSLEKRMDEEAKSFPKFRLHSGHHHPLRLVSASSGGGPFICCECDEQGSVWAYQCITCGYEVHPRCVTEKNWAKLGGDD is encoded by the exons ATGGAACTcag GTTTCTTGCGATTCTTCAAATTAAAGTCGATGGAGTTTTCAAGCAGTACCATAAAATCCATG ATCAGGGTCCCAGAGTCAAATGGGACgcaaaagcaaagaagaaaaaggtgaaa GTAAAAGTAGAAGAATTGAAAGGACACATACTGGGCCTTTACTTCTCTGCAAACTGGAATTCTGCATCCCAAAAGTTCACTCCAGTCTTAGCTTCTCTCTATGGCAAGCTTAAGGAACAAGGTGCCTTGTTCGAGATCGTCTTCATCTCCTTTGACGAGAACGCGGCTTCATTCGACGAGTACCGAGCTTCAATGCCTTGGCTTGCTGTACCATTCTCGGATTTGGAGTCGAGAAAGATGCTGAGCGGGATGTTTCAGATCGAAGGGATTCCCTCTTTGATTTTCCTCGACGCTGAGATGAAGACAACGCAGGCGGAAGGCGTGGATCTCGTGTACAAGTACGGCGTTGACGCCTTTCCATTCACTACGAAGCGAGTGGAATATCTAAGGAAAGAAGATGAGGAAAAGAGATCAAAGCAGACCATCGTCTCCCTCCTGTCAAATCCTTCAACAGGAAGAGACTTCTTGCGCTCCCACTCATCTGTGAAGCAGGTGCCGGTAACTTCTCTGGTGGGGAAGACTGTGGCACTCTACTTCTCGGCTCAATGGTGCTCGCCAGGCTTTAAATTCACGCCAAGATTGATTTCTGTCTACAATAAGATCAAACGAGCGATGGGTACCAAAGATCAGTTCGAAGTAGTCTTCGTTTCTAGTGACAGAGACGAAGCAACATTCGAGTTATATTATGAGGTCATGCCATGGCTGGCTGTGCCCTTCAATGATGAGAAAACGAGATCTCTGGTCAGATACTTTGACGTAAGAAGAATTCCTTGTCTGATTATTATTGGACCAGATGGCAAGAGCGTGACCGGAGAGGGTAGAAGCCTCATCAACCTGTACATGGAGAATGCTTATCCGTTTACTCAAGACCATGTCAGGTCACTAGAGAAACGAATGGATGAGGAAGCTAAGAGCTTCCCCAAGTTCCGGCTGCATTCCGGTCATCATCATCCGCTCCGGCTGGTTTCTGCTTCGTCTGGAGGTGGCCCGTTCATATGCTGTGAGTGTGATGAGCAGGGCTCGGTATGGGCGTACCAATGCATAACATGTGGATATGAAGTGCACCCAAGATGTGTTACAGAGAAAAATTGGGCAAAACTTGGGGGAGATGACTGA